Proteins co-encoded in one Archangium lipolyticum genomic window:
- a CDS encoding DUF3304 domain-containing protein produces MNHSASIHRARRLPRGVRWGLLLCVLPLLAGCNKKTETTPDEPPTRAAEPAPRREPLLLEINGFNYTDLYIDSFEVNGQGGGNLFVSSPESGGGGGVCCVSWSPEGTTPVRLKITWTRDRKRWCEKEVLLTGPAPSNPRHLGVHFFPDGHIEAEVTEDYPDLKLRMERVDTARRKPSGNTVADEQTARCQNEE; encoded by the coding sequence GTGAATCATTCCGCGAGCATTCATCGAGCCCGGCGCCTGCCACGTGGGGTGCGCTGGGGCCTGCTGCTCTGCGTGCTCCCGCTCCTGGCGGGGTGCAACAAGAAGACCGAGACGACGCCGGACGAGCCCCCCACGCGGGCCGCCGAGCCCGCGCCTCGCCGCGAGCCGCTCCTGCTGGAGATCAACGGCTTCAACTACACCGACCTGTACATCGACAGCTTCGAGGTGAACGGACAGGGCGGGGGCAATCTGTTCGTCAGCTCTCCGGAGTCAGGGGGCGGCGGTGGCGTGTGTTGCGTGAGCTGGTCGCCGGAGGGCACGACGCCAGTGCGGCTGAAGATCACGTGGACGCGTGACCGCAAGCGCTGGTGCGAGAAGGAAGTCCTGCTCACGGGCCCCGCTCCCTCCAATCCCCGTCACCTCGGGGTTCATTTCTTCCCCGATGGACACATCGAAGCCGAGGTCACGGAGGACTACCCGGACCTGAAGCTTCGGATGGAGCGTGTGGATACGGCCCGGCGCAAGCCATCGGGTAACACCGTCGCCGACGAGCAAACCGCCAGGTGCCAGAATGAAGAATGA
- a CDS encoding vWA domain-containing protein gives MTLKPFSRPVLGAALALLTFASPLALAEAPPVQQQPQSQQQPPSQQQKQARPRIDVVFVLDTTGSMGGLIEGAKQKIFSIASRIAQGKPTPQVRVGLVAYRDVGDEYVTRRYDLTEDLDGIFTHLRKLQADGGGDTPEHVGRGLGEAVSKLSWDQNRETMKLIFLVGDAPPANRQDEWNFNRWVKKAVEKHIVVNTVRCGADAETESSWKLAARLTDGRYESLEQSGGMVAVVTPYDAELAKVNAELARKTMYAGKKEAQLANRARAEQMAELAPEAAAERIQFLKTTRGAGKAPSAPAPSAAPVTVGGAVDLASQPEALASVKDDELPQELRGLDAKAREVKVKQLAEERKSLEEKATKLAAERDAWRAKNVAEKEDSFDANVMKGVKEKAAKYGLSY, from the coding sequence ATGACCCTGAAGCCCTTCTCGCGCCCCGTTCTCGGGGCCGCGCTGGCCCTCCTCACGTTCGCGTCTCCCCTGGCCCTTGCCGAGGCCCCGCCGGTCCAACAGCAGCCCCAGTCGCAGCAGCAGCCACCGTCTCAGCAGCAGAAACAGGCGCGTCCGAGGATCGACGTGGTCTTCGTGCTGGACACGACGGGCTCGATGGGAGGGCTCATCGAGGGAGCGAAGCAGAAGATCTTCTCCATCGCGTCGCGGATCGCGCAGGGCAAGCCCACGCCCCAGGTGAGGGTGGGGCTGGTGGCGTACCGGGACGTGGGGGACGAGTACGTGACGAGGCGGTACGACCTCACGGAGGACCTGGACGGCATCTTCACGCACCTGCGGAAGCTGCAGGCGGATGGGGGAGGGGACACGCCGGAGCACGTGGGGCGGGGCCTGGGCGAGGCGGTGTCGAAGCTGTCGTGGGACCAGAACCGGGAGACGATGAAGCTCATCTTCCTGGTGGGGGACGCGCCGCCAGCGAATCGCCAGGACGAGTGGAACTTCAACCGCTGGGTGAAGAAGGCGGTGGAGAAGCACATCGTGGTGAACACGGTGCGCTGCGGAGCGGACGCGGAGACGGAGTCCAGCTGGAAGCTCGCGGCGAGGCTGACGGACGGCAGGTACGAGTCGCTGGAGCAGTCGGGCGGGATGGTGGCGGTGGTGACGCCGTACGACGCGGAGCTGGCGAAGGTGAACGCGGAGCTGGCGCGCAAGACGATGTACGCGGGGAAGAAGGAGGCGCAGCTGGCGAACCGGGCCCGAGCGGAGCAGATGGCGGAGCTGGCGCCGGAAGCGGCGGCCGAGCGCATCCAGTTCCTGAAGACGACGCGAGGGGCGGGGAAGGCGCCGTCCGCGCCGGCGCCGTCCGCGGCGCCGGTGACGGTGGGAGGGGCGGTGGACCTGGCGTCCCAACCGGAGGCGCTGGCGAGCGTGAAGGACGACGAGCTGCCGCAGGAGCTGCGGGGGCTGGACGCGAAGGCGCGCGAGGTGAAGGTGAAGCAGCTGGCCGAGGAGCGGAAGTCGCTGGAGGAGAAGGCGACGAAGCTGGCGGCGGAGCGTGACGCCTGGAGGGCGAAGAACGTGGCGGAGAAGGAAGACTCCTTCGACGCGAACGTGATGAAGGGCGTGAAGGAGAAGGCGGCGAAGTACGGCCTGTCCTACTGA
- a CDS encoding histone deacetylase family protein: MEKYRLLHELLLERGVLAPSWLCPSEPIAREDLERVHTSRYLDALWTGTLSEAEIRRLGFPWSEELLVRSRASVGGTVGAALAALEDGLAGNLAGGTHHSFPDHGEGYCVFNDIAVAIRVLQARRRIQRAVVVDLDVHQGNGTAAVFEGDDSVFTFSIHGEHNFPFRKQRSSRDVGLPDGTDDRAYLEVLATHLPEVLEAAGADILFYQAGVDPLAGDSLGRLSLTHAGMRERDRLVLEAAWHRGLPLVLTLGGGYSKPISATLEAHVGTYETALSVFR; encoded by the coding sequence ATGGAGAAGTACCGGCTCCTCCATGAATTGCTCCTGGAGCGCGGCGTCCTCGCCCCCTCCTGGCTCTGCCCCTCCGAGCCCATCGCTCGCGAGGACCTGGAGCGCGTCCACACCTCGCGCTACCTCGATGCCCTCTGGACGGGCACCCTCTCCGAGGCGGAGATCCGCCGGCTGGGTTTCCCCTGGTCCGAGGAGCTGCTCGTGCGCTCCCGCGCCTCCGTGGGAGGCACCGTGGGCGCCGCCCTGGCCGCGCTCGAGGACGGGCTCGCCGGCAACCTCGCCGGGGGCACCCACCACTCCTTCCCCGACCATGGCGAGGGCTACTGCGTCTTCAACGACATCGCCGTGGCCATCCGCGTCCTCCAGGCCCGGCGCCGCATCCAGCGCGCCGTCGTGGTGGACCTGGACGTGCACCAGGGCAACGGCACCGCCGCCGTCTTCGAGGGCGATGACTCCGTCTTCACCTTCTCCATCCACGGCGAGCACAACTTCCCCTTCCGCAAGCAGCGCTCCAGCCGCGATGTCGGTCTGCCCGATGGCACCGATGACCGCGCCTACCTCGAGGTGCTCGCCACCCATCTGCCCGAGGTGCTCGAGGCAGCGGGCGCCGACATCCTCTTCTACCAGGCCGGCGTGGATCCTCTCGCCGGGGACTCCCTCGGCCGGCTCTCCCTCACCCACGCGGGGATGAGGGAGCGCGACCGGCTCGTGCTGGAGGCCGCCTGGCATCGCGGCCTCCCCCTCGTGCTCACCCTGGGTGGCGGCTATTCGAAGCCGATCTCCGCCACCCTCGAGGCCCACGTGGGCACCTACGAGACCGCCCTGTCCGTCTTTCGCTGA